In Colletotrichum higginsianum IMI 349063 chromosome 1, whole genome shotgun sequence, the DNA window tcCCGCACGCTCGTGAAGCCCCGGTGGAGCATCTGCGCGCACACGTACGGCTGCCGGAGGAGCGAGACGTCGTTGGCGTTGCCAAAGGCCTTGGAGAGGTCGCCGAAGCCCGGCACAGCGACGAGGTGGACGTGGGCGTCGATGAGGCCCGGGCAGATGAACTTGCCTGCGCAGTCGATCACCTCGAAGCCCTGTTGCTGGGCAGACCTGACCGCCGAGTCTGTgctgtcgatgatggcgtcgatgaggcCATCCTTGATCTGGACCGCTGCGTTGGGGCGGAGGGAGCCGTCCGTgacatcgacgacggtggcgttGGTGAGGATGTATCGCCGGACTGGGGCGCGCAGCCAGGGCTTGAGGTCTGCTTCGGTGACCATCTTGATGCTTTATCTGACTGTGTGTACGAAGTCTCCCAGGAAAAGACTTGAGATTGTTGCAAgtaaagaagaaaaaaaaagagaagagatAATGGACGGGTTGGGGGGAGCTTCAGGTAAAGTCGATGTAGTGCAACAGGTTGCTGGATGTTATGTGATGTCTCTTGAAAGTTGACTTTCTAACCGATAGAATTCATCATCGAGCAGTACGTCACTCCAAGACTCAATCATCTGCCGCCAGGATCCCGTGAAGATGTGTGTCTCGACGGAAAGCATCGGATGCATGTCCCCTCTCCCGCCCTATCACCGGAAAACTGGCCGCGCAGAGCCAtgttgccgacgccggcatcgGGTATCTGTCCCAAACGCAACTCCGCCATCGGAAACCTGGACCTCCCCCACCTCCATATCACCGCTATCATCCGTCCTCGTGGCCTATCGCAGTAAGCGTTGGGGATCATCTTGATATGCCTTTTGCGTGCGGGGAACAGGAGTGCAACCCCGGGTTGATAGTCCAACATGGGCGCGTGGTGTGTGGATACGGCCAGCTCGCTGGGTTCTTAAAACCGGcatttcttctcttcttcgacggTGTAGAGAGAGGCTCCCCCCTTGATGGAAGATAGATTGACAAGAGGATCGAGTCGATGAGAGCCCGTGATCCAGTGGCATGATGAATCAATCCGGCGACGCTGACACGATGACCAAGCAACGAGACGACGACCATCCACAAGAAGGCCTGGAGGACAAGAATGGACAGATTGTCGACATGGCAGATGGCTATAcccccgaggaggagaaggaggtgcTGCGCAAGATCGACCTTGCCATCATGCCCATGGTACGGAAAACGACATCATTCTCGGGAGCTCGATGGACTATATGAATAGATGGGCTAACAAGCAGGCAAGATGtgcttcgtcttcttttTACAGTACCTCGACAAACAGAGTCTGAGCTACGCGAGCGTGGGTTCCTCTGTTCCCGGCGGGCAAAGCTGTGAGAGAGCGTGTGGTTCCTGACGAGGAGAATAGGTCTTCGGCCTGATTACGGATCTCAACTTGACCAGCACTCAATACTCTTGGTGTTCGTCCATTTTTTACGTTGGTCAGTAACTCTGATGGCTCTAGAAAAAAGTCAGGACTAAAGAATTGCAGGTCAACTGGTGTCCGAGTACCCCTTCATCTACCTGATGAGCAGGTTCCATCTCACCAAATTCGTTGGAATCACGGTGTAAGCCCCAGCCTTTACGGCCTCTACCACATACCACAACCAAGCGTCAGCACATCTGACTGACCACCCCTCCCGGCTTCAGTGTCATCTGGGGCATCATTTGCATGTGCCTTGCTGCGCCAACCAACTACGCCGGCTTCGCCACCGTCCGCTTCCTCCTGGGGTTCGCCGAGGGAGCCGTGTCCCCGGCcttcatcaccatcaccagcatcTGGTATCGCAGCAACGAGCACGCCCTCCGAACAGCGTAAGCACATCATTCTGGTCTATTCGTAGCACATTACCCAAccgcgcacacacacaactGCGCAAGGCTGACACGATGCCAGGCTGTGGATCACCATGAACGGCGTGGCCCAGATCTGCGGCTCGCTGCTCATGTACGGCATCGCCAAGAacaccgccctcgccctcgcgccGTGGCGGACGCTCTTTCTCGTCTGCGGCGCCGTcacgtcggccgccggcgtcatgtTCTACCTCTTCATGCCCAACGGCCCCAAGGATGCCTGGTTCCTGACGGCCCGCCAGAAGCAGGTCCTCTCACTGCGGATGGCCAAGGaccgcgagggcggcgacaagACCTCCTTCTCCGTGTCGCAGCTCAAGGAGGCCGCCCTGGACATCAAGACCTGGTTCGTGTTCTGGTTCGGCGTCCTGGTGACGATGCAGTCTCCGGTCCTGACGGTGAGTATTCCTTCCGCGTGGCCTTCTTCCCTGCTGGGCTAACCTGGTCCTCTTCAGTTCGCATCACtcgtcatcaacaacatcggCTACGATAAGTACGAAACAATGCTCTACACAGCTCCTTCGGGTAAGCCCTGGCTCCTCCAACCTCTACTTCTACCTCCAACCTCGTATCTTGACTAACCCGCATAAAAAGGCGCCGTCCAAATCGGGATGCTCTGGATCGGCGTCTGCGGCTGCATGCTGTTCCCCAAGAACAGAACCCTCGTAGCATTGGTCCTTATCCTACCACCTCTGGCGGGCAACGTGCTCCTCATGAAGCTCTCCACCAACTCCGGATGGGGCATGATAGCGGCCTCTTGGATCGTGAGTTTGCCACGTCCGTTCCGAAGAAAACACACCGCGTCTTTCTGACCCCAAGTCTAGTCGTCGTGCATCACCGCAGTCTGGTCCATCCTCCTGTCCCTCACCGCGTCCAACGTCAAGGGCAACACCAAGCGCGCCATCGTCAATGCCATGTTCTTCGTCGGCTACTGCGCGGGGTGCATCGGTGCCCCGCAGCTCTGGACCGAGAAGCCGCGGTACTTCAACGGCGTCGTCACGGCCATCGTCACCTGGTGTCTGCTCTTTGTGGAGATTATCGTGTATCGGTATCTATGCTCGAGAGACAACTCCAAGAGAGATGCCGACCTCTCTGGTGCACAGTCTTCGGGAAGCGGCCATGATGAGGTCACGTtggatgccggcggcgcccctGATAGCGATATGACGGACAAGCAGGATAGACAGTTCAGATACAGCATATAGAATGGGCCGAGTTTAGTGATCTATAATGAAGCACCGAGAGGTCCAACGATGGCACTACGCTGAAATTACTCTTAGCTTTCCGCATGATATATCGCTACCTTTCATACCGTGACTTGTGCCACTTTATCTCCATTACTTCCATGATTTGGTCTCGGCACAGCTCACAGCTTTGTGAGGAATCGACAACAATGACGTTGTTCTTCGGCCGGTACGGGCTCTCGATCCATCCCCGAAACAAGGACTCCTGCTGTCCGGCATCTTGAGAAATCCCCGCATCGATCGGTGGTCGATTCACACCCGTCCGCTGGCTTCTCATCGACTGTCGGCTACGCAGCCTCTCGTCCAAAACCCGCATGTCGACCTCGGGCCTGCACTCGACGTACCAATACTCAAAGCCGTTCTCTGCGGCCAATGTCCTTCCCCGGTTGATGACTTCCTCGTAGTTGCAAGTGCAGTCGATGATGAGGTTCCGGCCCTGCTTGAGGACGTCGCCGGAAAGGGCCCATAAGATGGAGTAGGAGAGCGTCGCCGCCTGAAGGAAAGGAACGTTCTTGTCCAGCAGCGATGTTTTGATGACGTCCAAGTCGAGAAtcacggcgtcgaggggccCGGCGAGAGCTTTCGCCGTCGTGCTTTTACCGGAGCCCGGGGCGCCGGACATCTGGATGCACACTCTTCCTTTCGGCATTGTGCTCTCTGGGTAATCTTGTAGTTTAAGACGCCACAGTGACGGTTGTTTTGAGTTGGGATTTTAAGTGTGAAGTAGGTTGTGAGTCACTGATCAGTGGCGATGCTGCATGAAATCGTAATCCTGAGGAGATCGTTGCTTACAAGAATTATGTGCGCCATGGGACAAtaagagaaagaaaaaaaattAGACAGGAACACTGGCAATAGGGATAAGCAAAGCTGTCAAAATACTGATATAAGCGGCCGAACTGGCAAAAATGAGACATGTGGCTGCGGTCGTTTATGCTGCGCCACCTGCACGTCGTGTTCTTATCATGCAGTGAAACGTACCACCAAATAGTCCACAGGACAATAACAACACAGAATAAACTGAGCCATAAATATGTTTAGAATATACAATGGCAACCCGCAGAAAGCAGATGCGAGAGCAGAACTCATCCCTGTCTCCCCAAGATGTCGGACTCACATTCCCTATCAGAGTGCTCAAGGACTCGGGAACCTCCTTCTAGTgagctcctgctcctccacgTTCTCCTTCAACGGGATCCTCCCTCTGTTCTTCGCAAAATGGCTCTTGATCGTCGAGACGAGCCCGGGCATGTCCGAGCCCGGGCCGTTCATGAAAGCCGCAGGATGCACCACGTTAAacacggcgatggcgaggagcATCGGCAGGGCTTCCAAGGCGTAAAAGTACGCCTCGTGGGTGATGAGGGCGTTTtcgaggccgtggccggaCGAGAACTCGATGAGGCGGTAGATGATCCGGACGGTGATCATCCCCAGGGACACATACAGCG includes these proteins:
- a CDS encoding Major facilitator superfamily transporter, whose amino-acid sequence is MMNQSGDADTMTKQRDDDHPQEGLEDKNGQIVDMADGYTPEEEKEVLRKIDLAIMPMYLDKQSLSYASVFGLITDLNLTSTQYSWCSSIFYVGQLVSEYPFIYLMSRFHLTKFVGITVVIWGIICMCLAAPTNYAGFATVRFLLGFAEGAVSPAFITITSIWYRSNEHALRTALWITMNGVAQICGSLLMYGIAKNTALALAPWRTLFLVCGAVTSAAGVMFYLFMPNGPKDAWFLTARQKQVLSLRMAKDREGGDKTSFSVSQLKEAALDIKTWFVFWFGVLVTMQSPVLTFASLVINNIGYDKYETMLYTAPSGAVQIGMLWIGVCGCMLFPKNRTLVALVLILPPLAGNVLLMKLSTNSGWGMIAASWISSCITAVWSILLSLTASNVKGNTKRAIVNAMFFVGYCAGCIGAPQLWTEKPRYFNGVVTAIVTWCLLFVEIIVYRYLCSRDNSKRDADLSGAQSSGSGHDEVTLDAGGAPDSDMTDKQDRQFRYSI
- a CDS encoding ATP-binding protein, which gives rise to MPKGRVCIQMSGAPGSGKSTTAKALAGPLDAVILDLDVIKTSLLDKNVPFLQAATLSYSILWALSGDVLKQGRNLIIDCTCNYEEVINRGRTLAAENGFEYWYVECRPEVDMRVLDERLRSRQSMRSQRTGVNRPPIDAGISQDAGQQESLFRGWIESPYRPKNNVIVVDSSQSCELCRDQIMEVMEIKWHKSRAIVGPLGASL